Proteins encoded together in one Rhodospirillaceae bacterium window:
- a CDS encoding glycine zipper family protein: MKRIVAAVLTASMLAACSSYSQPMVDTKGVDSSRYSQDNYECEQYANQVSPVGDAAVGALGGAAAGAALGAITGALVGGVSAGTGAAVGAAGGGALGLGGGAVTGVQNQREVYRRCMAGRGYNVLN, translated from the coding sequence ATGAAGCGGATTGTGGCGGCGGTTTTGACGGCATCGATGCTGGCGGCGTGTTCCAGCTACAGCCAGCCGATGGTTGACACCAAGGGCGTCGATTCGTCGCGCTATTCCCAGGATAATTACGAGTGCGAGCAATACGCCAACCAGGTCAGCCCGGTGGGTGATGCCGCTGTGGGCGCCCTGGGTGGCGCGGCAGCGGGCGCGGCACTTGGCGCCATCACCGGTGCCCTGGTGGGCGGCGTCAGCGCCGGCACGGGTGCTGCGGTGGGCGCTGCCGGCGGCGGTGCCCTGGGTCTTGGCGGCGGCGCGGTCACGGGTGTCCAGAACCAGCGCGAGGTCTATCGCCGCTGCATGGCCGGCCGTGGCTATAACGTCCTGAACTGA
- a CDS encoding PAS domain-containing protein, whose translation MDDHVAGILAKAEHPVLKRVVALWDAKRGGRRLPLRADIDPTEMPYALGDLSLFDVVENPRRFWCRLDGTRQVELFGVDCTRRYLDECFPPDYYAMAHASFSTTIDEGRPGYYQRQIPYAGRFIRYEAAMLPLSRSGDRADMLMVALTPHWD comes from the coding sequence ATGGACGATCATGTCGCTGGCATACTCGCCAAGGCGGAGCACCCGGTGCTCAAGCGGGTCGTCGCTCTCTGGGACGCCAAGCGGGGAGGACGCCGGTTGCCGTTGCGCGCCGATATCGATCCAACCGAGATGCCCTATGCCCTGGGCGATCTCAGCCTGTTCGATGTGGTGGAAAACCCACGGCGCTTCTGGTGCCGCCTGGACGGCACCAGACAGGTCGAGCTGTTCGGCGTCGATTGCACGAGGCGCTATCTCGACGAGTGTTTTCCGCCTGACTACTACGCCATGGCCCATGCCAGTTTCAGCACCACGATAGATGAGGGACGGCCTGGTTATTACCAGCGGCAGATTCCCTATGCCGGCCGTTTCATTCGCTATGAAGCGGCCATGCTGCCGCTGTCGCGCTCGGGCGACAGGGCCGACATGCTGATGGTGGCCCTGACCCCGCATTGGGACTGA